Proteins from a genomic interval of Kitasatospora herbaricolor:
- a CDS encoding ParA family protein, protein MQDSETIDQIDDTPIARAAQAAVQAIGRAGEGLPRPAVTRVIVVANQKGGVGKTTTTVNLAASLAMHGLRVLVVDLDPQGNASTALGIDHHAEVPSIYDVLVEGKPLADVVQPVVDVEGLFCVPATIDLAGAEIELVSLVAREGRLQRAIAAYEQPLDYILIDCPPSLGLLTVNALVAGQEVLIPIQCEYYALEGLGQLLRNVELVRAHLNPALHVSTILLTMYDARTRLAAQVAEEVRTHFQQEVLQTAIPRSVRVSEAPSYGQTVLTYDPGSTGALSYLEAARELALRGVATGTGTVGQQRGAAQAAHQMVQHSTTEDNR, encoded by the coding sequence ATGCAGGACTCCGAGACCATCGACCAGATCGATGACACGCCCATCGCACGTGCCGCCCAGGCCGCGGTGCAGGCCATCGGGCGGGCCGGCGAGGGCCTCCCCCGGCCGGCCGTCACCCGGGTGATCGTGGTGGCCAACCAGAAGGGCGGGGTGGGGAAGACCACCACCACCGTCAACCTGGCGGCCTCGCTCGCCATGCACGGCCTGCGGGTCCTCGTGGTGGACCTCGACCCGCAGGGCAACGCCTCCACGGCGCTCGGGATCGACCACCACGCCGAGGTGCCGTCGATCTACGACGTCCTGGTCGAGGGCAAGCCCCTCGCCGACGTGGTCCAGCCGGTGGTCGACGTGGAGGGGCTGTTCTGCGTCCCCGCGACCATCGACCTGGCCGGCGCCGAGATCGAGCTGGTCTCGCTGGTGGCCCGCGAAGGCAGGCTGCAACGCGCCATCGCCGCGTACGAGCAGCCGCTCGACTACATCCTGATCGACTGCCCGCCCTCGCTCGGCCTGCTCACGGTCAACGCGCTGGTGGCCGGGCAGGAGGTGCTGATCCCGATCCAGTGCGAGTACTACGCCCTGGAGGGCCTCGGCCAGCTGCTGCGCAACGTCGAGCTGGTGCGGGCCCACCTCAACCCCGCGCTGCACGTCTCCACCATCCTCCTCACCATGTACGACGCCCGGACGAGGCTCGCGGCCCAGGTGGCGGAGGAGGTGCGGACGCACTTCCAGCAGGAGGTGCTGCAGACCGCCATCCCCCGCTCGGTCCGCGTCTCGGAGGCGCCGAGCTACGGGCAGACGGTGCTCACGTACGATCCGGGTTCCACCGGTGCGCTGTCGTACCTGGAGGCCGCTCGCGAGCTGGCGCTCCGGGGCGTGGCCACCGGAACCGGCACGGTGGGGCAGCAGCGTGGCGCGGCCCAGGCCGCCCACCAGATGGTTCAGCACAGCACGACGGAGGACAATCGGTGA